A window of Kribbella sp. NBC_00382 genomic DNA:
CCCGGACCCGAACGGCATGCTCGACCTGCCGAAGGGGTTCAGCTACAAGATCGTCTCGCGTGAAGGCACGGTCCGCCCGGACGGGCTCCAGGTGCCGTCCCGCTTCGACGGTACGGGGACCTTCCCCGACCGGAACGGCGGCAGCCGGCTGGTCCGCAACCACGAGTGCAGCCCGACGGCCGCGATCAAGGTCGTCGCTCCGCCCGAGCGCACCTACGATCCGGGTGGCGCCGGTGGAACCAGCACGCTGATCGTGGACCGGCACAATCACGCCACGAAGGAGTACATCAGCCTCGGCGGTACGGCGATCAACTGCTCCGGTGGCCCGAGCCCGTGGCGCACCTGGCTGACCTGCGAGGAGACCGAGCTGAAGGCCGGGGTGAGCGGCTACACCAAGGATCACGGCTTCATCTTCGAGGTCGACCCGTACGACGATCGCCGCAACCTGCACCCGACGCCGCTCAAGGAGATGGGCCGGTTCCAGCACGAGGCGGTGGCGATCGACCCCTCCACCGGCATCGTCTACGAGACCGAGGACGCGTTCGTCGCACCGCTCGGCGGCTTCTACCGCTTCCTCCCGAACCGGCCGCGGGGTGGCTGGGGGAGTCTGCGGGCCGGCGGCGAGCTCCAGGCCATGCACATCGACGGGTTGCCTGACCTCTCCGTGGTACAGGAGCCCGGCACGCTCTTCCACAACGTGCAGTGGGTGAAGGTGCCCGACCCGCTGGCCACCACCGAGTCGGTGCGCGCGCAGGACTACGCGAAGCCGATCACCGGCGGCTACAAGCTGGAGGGCTGCTGGTGGGGCGCGCTGGACCGCTGCGTGTACTTCGTCTCGTCGTTCGCCCGGACCGAGCTCGGTCCGAAGATCGACCACGACGGCCAGGTCTGGAAGTTCGACCCGCGGCGGAAGACGCTGCGCCTCGAGGTGATCTTCACCCGTCCGTCGCCCGGCTCGGACGACCCCGAGTTCGATGCCCCCGACAACATCACCATGTCGCCGTACGGCGGCCTGATGATGTGCGAGGACGGCCTCGGTGAACAACACATGCTCGGTACCACCGAGGACGGCCAGGTCTTCAAGTTCGCCCGCAACCGGGTCAACAACGGGACCCCCGAAGCCCCGGAGTACGGCGAACTGACCGGCGTCGGCTTCTCCGCCAACGGCCGGACGATGTTCTTCAACATCTACACCCCCGGCATCACCTTCGCCGTTACCGGCCCCTGGCGCCGCCGCCGCTGACCCCCGCCCCACTGACCCGCCCCTGCTGGCCGTGCCCCCCGCCCCGAGGCACGGCCGGCACCGGTCTGTCGGTCAGCTGACCGGTCCGTCGTACACCCAGTTGCCGTTCTCGCGGACGAAGTGGCTGTTCTCGCTCTGGTCGCCGGGTTGGCTGTCAGCGATGTAGTTGGCACGGAACTCGACGGTGCCTTCGGTGTGGAAGGCCGTGCCGGCGGTGGTGTTCAGGATCTCCAGGCTGGT
This region includes:
- a CDS encoding alkaline phosphatase PhoX — protein: MTVENPLSRRQFVARAAAAGVAVSVAGSVEALYTAEPALGTSGPKVGYGPLLPDPNGMLDLPKGFSYKIVSREGTVRPDGLQVPSRFDGTGTFPDRNGGSRLVRNHECSPTAAIKVVAPPERTYDPGGAGGTSTLIVDRHNHATKEYISLGGTAINCSGGPSPWRTWLTCEETELKAGVSGYTKDHGFIFEVDPYDDRRNLHPTPLKEMGRFQHEAVAIDPSTGIVYETEDAFVAPLGGFYRFLPNRPRGGWGSLRAGGELQAMHIDGLPDLSVVQEPGTLFHNVQWVKVPDPLATTESVRAQDYAKPITGGYKLEGCWWGALDRCVYFVSSFARTELGPKIDHDGQVWKFDPRRKTLRLEVIFTRPSPGSDDPEFDAPDNITMSPYGGLMMCEDGLGEQHMLGTTEDGQVFKFARNRVNNGTPEAPEYGELTGVGFSANGRTMFFNIYTPGITFAVTGPWRRRR